A genomic segment from bacterium encodes:
- a CDS encoding S41 family peptidase: MSGWQMYRRFLPRGWGLCLFVWWHALPVVGGESLDEILYGLETNGILGDRSAAVLGGLKGILQSIDSEVTLCATNPSVAEAGLSSSVVQAVELWPENLAYLKVSGLETGSGDEILAHLKSLSDRGGVLFDLRGGGGQDLNSVCVLAGLTRSQNEPLFVITDNRGVALSTNSVGGEYFKLPLLLVLIDAATCGASEALVSVLKGSPGVMLVGSPTKGDPYLRNWFPLPGGKIVRIATQKWLPVSGGMYQKIGIRPDIMVEAAAGIGGAGLSRTNRFARALSPKSDADQELMMRVAGDAALQRATDILLGLQAVGGYGQD; this comes from the coding sequence ATGTCTGGCTGGCAGATGTATCGTCGCTTTTTACCTCGTGGATGGGGGCTCTGTCTTTTTGTTTGGTGGCACGCCTTGCCGGTGGTTGGGGGCGAGAGTCTGGATGAAATTCTGTACGGTTTGGAGACGAATGGAATTTTAGGAGACCGATCGGCCGCTGTTCTGGGTGGGCTTAAAGGCATTCTTCAGTCAATTGATTCCGAGGTGACCCTTTGCGCTACTAATCCTTCTGTAGCAGAAGCTGGCTTATCCTCATCTGTTGTGCAGGCGGTTGAATTGTGGCCAGAGAATCTAGCCTATCTCAAGGTATCCGGTTTGGAGACTGGCAGTGGTGATGAGATTTTAGCACATCTGAAATCATTGAGTGACCGAGGGGGTGTGCTGTTTGATTTGAGAGGAGGAGGAGGCCAGGATCTCAATTCGGTCTGTGTATTGGCTGGCTTGACGCGTAGTCAAAACGAGCCCCTGTTTGTCATCACCGATAATCGCGGGGTTGCGCTGTCGACAAATTCAGTTGGCGGGGAATATTTCAAATTGCCGCTGCTGCTGGTTTTGATCGATGCCGCAACTTGCGGGGCCTCAGAGGCGCTGGTCTCAGTTTTAAAAGGAAGTCCCGGAGTGATGTTGGTGGGTTCTCCAACAAAAGGTGATCCTTATCTCAGGAATTGGTTTCCCTTGCCAGGGGGGAAGATCGTGAGGATTGCGACGCAGAAATGGCTTCCCGTCTCAGGTGGAATGTATCAGAAAATCGGGATCAGGCCGGATATTATGGTGGAGGCCGCTGCTGGGATTGGAGGCGCAGGCCTGTCACGCACAAATAGGTTTGCCCGAGCCTTGAGTCCCAAATCAGACGCCGACC
- a CDS encoding Amuc_1100 family pilus-like protein, whose product MQSRRKLLIIIVASILVLLLAGAATLLVRGFLQLQEVDASLQTASETLTSLYAQNPFPSGGNLRLERENIKSIGEELLGLQLAMSEGQVEPIAQSPAKCITQFWETRNSLLARAGGTVKIDKGFDFGFGRHMKGDLPSIQDVPRIAQQLKIVETLCSILYASKITALTWISRQEFESDAALAALPGKPASGTTAAKAGADIVVKNVADATAGLIPAGQLYGRWHFIVQFTAREGALMKVLNGMSRSPVFIIVTRMEIKGDDKVFDRKEAEAVAAKSAERNEDAGAKEAVKPRDARVVCGRDALVNVKLELDVYQFAKPQTNEPEKKLGGVK is encoded by the coding sequence ATGCAGTCCCGGCGTAAACTTTTGATCATCATTGTGGCGAGTATATTGGTTCTGCTTTTGGCGGGAGCAGCGACGCTTCTGGTGCGGGGGTTTCTGCAATTGCAAGAGGTGGATGCCAGCCTGCAAACTGCAAGCGAAACCTTGACTTCACTGTACGCGCAAAATCCATTCCCCTCTGGTGGTAATCTTCGGCTTGAGCGTGAGAATATTAAGAGTATTGGAGAGGAATTGCTTGGATTACAGTTGGCGATGAGCGAGGGGCAGGTGGAGCCGATTGCGCAAAGTCCCGCCAAATGTATCACTCAATTCTGGGAGACGCGGAACTCACTTCTAGCTCGAGCCGGAGGTACCGTGAAAATTGATAAAGGGTTTGATTTTGGATTTGGACGACACATGAAGGGGGATTTGCCATCGATTCAAGATGTGCCCAGGATTGCCCAACAATTGAAGATTGTCGAAACCTTGTGCAGTATTTTGTACGCTTCGAAAATTACGGCGTTGACCTGGATTTCCCGACAAGAATTTGAGTCGGATGCCGCACTTGCTGCATTGCCTGGTAAACCTGCCAGCGGTACCACGGCTGCAAAAGCGGGGGCTGATATTGTGGTTAAAAATGTGGCTGATGCGACAGCCGGTTTGATTCCTGCCGGGCAACTGTATGGCCGTTGGCATTTCATTGTCCAGTTTACTGCGCGCGAAGGGGCGCTGATGAAAGTTTTAAACGGGATGTCGCGCAGTCCTGTGTTTATTATTGTGACCCGTATGGAGATCAAAGGTGACGATAAGGTGTTTGATCGAAAAGAGGCGGAAGCGGTAGCGGCCAAGTCGGCCGAACGCAATGAAGACGCTGGCGCCAAGGAGGCGGTAAAACCTAGAGATGCACGAGTTGTTTGTGGTCGGGATGCCCTAGTCAATGTAAAGCTTGAGTTGGACGTATATCAGTTTGCAAAGCCGCAAACCAATGAGCCAGAAAAGAAGCTGGGGGGGGTAAAATGA
- a CDS encoding 5'-3' exonuclease H3TH domain-containing protein — translation MSNRRLLLIDGTQLFYRSFFGIKELTTRDGTPSNAVYGFVRGIHQLIEVRSPSHLVVAWDGGIPAARRNLLPEYKAQRPPMPDALRVQYPAIVEFLECAGIPFIRRDQEEADDILASLARWAEPEADEVIVATCDKDLYQMVSGKTVMVGWGKEDKPAGRAEVFEKTGVYPEQIVDWLALTGDTVDNISGVDSVGPKTAAKLLASFGTVASIFQNIDAVKPDRIRERLLAGRATVERNLALVRLNAVMDCSPGWAGLMVRSENPNKMRPFYARMEFHSLIKGCDQGELF, via the coding sequence ATGAGCAATAGACGGCTGTTGTTGATTGATGGGACGCAGCTGTTCTATCGTTCTTTTTTTGGTATCAAGGAACTAACGACCCGAGACGGGACCCCTTCCAATGCCGTTTATGGTTTTGTAAGGGGGATTCATCAGTTGATCGAGGTTCGCTCACCCTCCCATTTGGTAGTCGCCTGGGATGGGGGGATTCCCGCTGCCCGGCGTAATCTTCTGCCTGAGTATAAAGCGCAGCGTCCGCCTATGCCTGATGCTTTGCGTGTGCAGTATCCTGCCATTGTAGAGTTTCTTGAATGTGCGGGCATTCCGTTCATTCGCAGGGATCAGGAGGAGGCAGATGACATTCTGGCATCTCTGGCGCGATGGGCTGAACCAGAGGCCGATGAAGTTATTGTGGCAACCTGTGATAAAGATCTTTATCAGATGGTGTCTGGAAAAACGGTAATGGTCGGGTGGGGTAAAGAGGATAAGCCCGCAGGTCGGGCTGAGGTATTTGAAAAGACAGGGGTATATCCGGAGCAGATCGTGGACTGGCTCGCATTAACCGGAGACACCGTGGATAATATTTCCGGGGTGGATAGTGTAGGCCCCAAGACCGCCGCCAAGCTGTTGGCCAGCTTTGGAACGGTAGCGAGCATTTTTCAGAACATCGATGCGGTAAAGCCCGATCGTATTCGTGAACGCTTGCTTGCTGGTCGGGCGACGGTTGAGCGGAATCTGGCACTCGTCAGGTTGAATGCGGTCATGGATTGCTCTCCGGGTTGGGCTGGCCTGATGGTGCGTTCAGAGAATCCTAATAAAATGCGGCCTTTTTATGCCCGTATGGAATTCCACTCTTTGATCAAGGGTTGTGATCAAGGTGAATTGTTTTAA
- the purD gene encoding phosphoribosylamine--glycine ligase → MKVLVIGGGGREHALIWKLARDSCRPVLFCAPGNAGTAELATNVAIEADNIPALVEWAMEHHPDLVVVGPEAPLCAGLTDALEAGGIRVFGPSMAAAKLEGSKVFAKDVMVAAGVPAAQSSTFTDAQKAIDFINDIGIPIVIKAEGLAAGKGVTVCATREEAERAIKEALVEGAFGEAGRRILVEEFLEGEEVSVLALTDGEHIVLLASAQDHKRVFDGDRGPNTGGMGAYSPAPVLTAEQMPAIEREVFGRTLAELKSRGITYKGVLFAGLMMTKNGPMVLEFNCRFGDPETQVILPRIEGDLIPALEACINGTLSADMIRYKSESCVCVVMAAGGYPGPYQKGKKIGGLKAAARLAETVVFHAGTRCQNGDVLTAGGRVLGVTALGDTLKNAVDRAYVAVKKISFDGALFRRDIAAKAFNKG, encoded by the coding sequence ATGAAAGTTCTAGTTATAGGCGGTGGTGGGCGTGAACACGCATTGATTTGGAAGCTCGCGCGCGATAGTTGTCGTCCGGTGCTTTTTTGTGCTCCGGGGAACGCAGGTACTGCGGAATTGGCAACGAACGTTGCCATCGAGGCGGATAATATTCCTGCGTTGGTGGAATGGGCCATGGAGCACCATCCCGATCTTGTGGTGGTGGGGCCAGAAGCACCTCTGTGTGCAGGGCTGACCGATGCGCTTGAGGCGGGTGGAATAAGGGTCTTTGGTCCTTCCATGGCGGCGGCTAAGCTGGAGGGCAGTAAGGTGTTCGCCAAGGACGTGATGGTCGCCGCCGGAGTGCCGGCGGCACAGTCCAGCACCTTTACGGACGCCCAAAAGGCCATTGATTTTATCAACGATATCGGCATTCCTATTGTAATCAAGGCGGAAGGTCTGGCGGCCGGGAAAGGCGTTACTGTCTGTGCCACTCGCGAAGAGGCCGAGCGGGCGATCAAAGAGGCATTGGTGGAAGGGGCCTTTGGGGAGGCGGGACGCCGTATTCTTGTGGAAGAATTTCTCGAGGGGGAAGAGGTCTCCGTCTTGGCGTTAACAGATGGTGAGCATATAGTATTGCTGGCCTCTGCGCAGGATCATAAACGCGTGTTCGACGGGGATCGTGGCCCTAATACCGGAGGGATGGGCGCCTATTCACCCGCGCCCGTCCTCACGGCTGAACAGATGCCCGCGATTGAGCGAGAGGTGTTCGGGCGTACTTTGGCCGAGTTGAAAAGTCGTGGCATAACTTATAAAGGGGTTTTATTTGCCGGTCTGATGATGACGAAAAACGGGCCTATGGTGCTCGAATTTAATTGCCGATTCGGGGATCCCGAAACCCAGGTAATTTTGCCTCGAATCGAAGGCGATTTAATTCCAGCCCTTGAAGCCTGTATTAATGGGACGCTGTCGGCAGACATGATCCGGTACAAATCGGAATCCTGTGTCTGTGTAGTGATGGCGGCAGGCGGATATCCCGGCCCCTATCAGAAGGGCAAAAAGATTGGTGGTCTGAAGGCTGCGGCCCGTTTGGCTGAGACAGTCGTTTTTCATGCGGGGACACGATGCCAAAATGGGGATGTGTTGACTGCTGGTGGCCGTGTATTGGGCGTGACGGCGTTGGGTGATACCTTGAAGAATGCGGTTGATCGAGCTTATGTGGCGGTGAAAAAAATCAGCTTTGATGGCGCCCTGTTCAGGCGTGATATTGCGGCCAAGGCTTTTAATAAGGGATAA
- a CDS encoding Amuc_1102 family pilus-like protein, with the protein MMKYEYAIKKMAVCVALILAFGTVNGLAQGRVREGGSILKVRELTGYGPRGLVKSPDSGSSKRAGSREWAELNVQFDTEPEWVDEVVFNFYVLLRDRGGSDYTLLKGVVTYVDVERGRSHQGVAYVRPTALARYGEIVGVAVEASVKGEVVSVLTEGRLGPSKPLPLEWWKNPKLSPKDGYVVDKSKTPFALINFDNYEALK; encoded by the coding sequence ATGATGAAATACGAATACGCGATTAAAAAAATGGCGGTATGTGTTGCGCTCATTCTGGCTTTTGGGACGGTAAACGGTCTGGCGCAGGGGCGGGTGCGTGAAGGGGGATCCATACTAAAAGTCCGCGAATTGACCGGTTATGGGCCCCGGGGCTTGGTTAAAAGTCCCGATTCAGGCTCCTCCAAGCGTGCTGGATCCCGTGAATGGGCGGAACTTAATGTCCAATTTGATACTGAGCCGGAGTGGGTGGACGAGGTCGTATTCAATTTCTATGTTTTGTTGCGAGACCGGGGCGGATCGGATTATACCTTGCTTAAAGGCGTTGTGACTTATGTGGATGTGGAGCGTGGTCGTTCTCATCAAGGGGTAGCCTATGTCCGGCCGACAGCACTGGCGCGGTACGGTGAAATTGTGGGGGTAGCTGTCGAGGCTAGTGTGAAGGGCGAAGTGGTGAGCGTTTTGACAGAAGGTCGATTGGGGCCGAGCAAGCCGTTGCCTTTGGAATGGTGGAAAAACCCCAAATTAAGCCCCAAAGATGGGTATGTCGTGGATAAATCGAAGACCCCGTTTGCGTTGATCAATTTCGATAATTACGAGGCTCTCAAGTAG
- the purE gene encoding 5-(carboxyamino)imidazole ribonucleotide mutase gives MKKKQAKISKPEVAIVMGSDSDWPLLQETVNTLTGFGVGCEVRVMSAHRTPDLAATYARKASGCGLKVIIAAAGGAAHLAGVICAHTTLPVIGVPVTSGFLNGLDSLLSTVQMPAGVPVATVATGKAGAVNAAILAVQILALNRPDLAQKLVVHKNTLIEKVNAGNDRIQNELKNLRIS, from the coding sequence TTGAAAAAGAAACAAGCAAAAATCAGTAAGCCCGAAGTGGCGATTGTCATGGGAAGTGATTCGGACTGGCCTCTATTGCAGGAGACTGTCAATACTCTGACGGGTTTCGGGGTTGGTTGTGAGGTTCGCGTGATGTCGGCACATCGGACGCCGGATCTTGCGGCCACCTATGCACGCAAGGCATCAGGTTGTGGTCTGAAGGTGATTATTGCTGCTGCAGGAGGGGCTGCTCATTTGGCGGGAGTGATCTGTGCTCATACCACATTGCCGGTGATAGGTGTGCCCGTTACCAGTGGTTTCTTGAATGGCTTGGATTCGTTGCTTTCAACCGTCCAGATGCCGGCGGGAGTACCTGTGGCCACTGTGGCGACGGGGAAGGCTGGTGCTGTGAATGCGGCCATTTTGGCGGTGCAAATTCTAGCCTTGAATCGTCCTGATCTCGCGCAGAAACTGGTGGTCCATAAAAATACGCTTATTGAGAAGGTGAACGCGGGGAATGACCGTATTCAGAATGAGTTGAAAAATCTCAGAATAAGTTGA
- a CDS encoding Amuc_1099 family pilus-like system protein: protein MTVTSINSFFQKNYDRLIAAVVLMALLASLVFLAVQAKVQKTGQQEFDSKLAGLTPKFAKAAPADKTIFRDALTAIANPFQAEEWMQDLLLTPELRVRCVVCERPIPYAATNCTFKACGVEQPTEKVHLDDSNSNRIPDEWEKKYSFFSMTSDEMTVDHDNDGFTSREEYDWKTDPRDTGSHPPYLAKVRVSGIKPIPFRMIFKAVNRAGGKLIFQINLQANGRSFYKSLGEDAEGFKLASYDEKAADGPTLTLERNGKQIPLIKGHQVPRDDYEISLVSLLDESVFVVRPDVDFEFKGDRYRVKKVDTQGSRVLISDPLRNVDVWIERQAPSVDQPAATPIR from the coding sequence ATGACGGTCACCAGCATAAATTCTTTTTTTCAGAAAAATTATGACAGGCTTATAGCTGCGGTCGTGCTTATGGCGTTGCTGGCCTCGCTGGTTTTCCTTGCTGTTCAGGCCAAAGTTCAAAAAACTGGGCAACAGGAGTTTGATAGCAAACTTGCAGGTTTGACTCCGAAATTTGCAAAGGCTGCCCCTGCGGACAAAACTATTTTCCGGGATGCATTAACGGCCATTGCAAACCCATTCCAGGCTGAAGAGTGGATGCAGGATCTTTTGTTAACCCCTGAGCTGAGGGTTCGCTGTGTGGTGTGTGAACGGCCCATCCCCTATGCTGCGACAAACTGTACGTTTAAGGCTTGCGGCGTTGAGCAACCTACTGAAAAAGTCCACTTGGATGATTCAAATAGTAATAGGATCCCTGATGAGTGGGAAAAGAAATATTCGTTCTTTTCCATGACTTCCGACGAAATGACAGTTGATCATGATAATGACGGTTTTACATCCAGAGAGGAATACGACTGGAAAACGGATCCACGGGATACGGGAAGCCATCCGCCGTACCTGGCAAAAGTCAGAGTTTCCGGGATTAAACCGATTCCATTCAGGATGATATTTAAGGCGGTAAACCGTGCGGGTGGAAAGCTGATCTTTCAGATTAATTTGCAGGCAAACGGGAGATCGTTCTACAAGAGTTTAGGGGAAGATGCGGAAGGCTTTAAATTGGCCTCCTATGATGAGAAGGCTGCGGACGGCCCTACTCTGACGCTGGAGCGTAATGGAAAGCAAATTCCCTTAATTAAAGGGCATCAAGTGCCGCGTGATGATTATGAGATTTCGTTAGTCTCGCTCTTGGATGAATCGGTTTTTGTTGTGCGGCCGGATGTGGATTTCGAATTTAAGGGAGACCGGTACAGGGTTAAAAAAGTTGACACACAAGGGAGTCGTGTACTAATAAGCGACCCTTTACGGAATGTGGATGTTTGGATTGAGCGGCAGGCGCCTAGCGTAGATCAACCAGCGGCAACCCCCATTAGATAA
- the pilM gene encoding type IV pilus assembly protein PilM, with product MFGSDRILALDIGNSKIVLAEFKLAGAQNLELVNYAVSPLGIDPESTSDVSAYIVSGIRDAMRASNIRPGPVSVSVSGQMVFPRYVKLPPVTPDKISQIVKYEAQQNVPFPIDEVVWDYQLVGQDTGELSVLLVAVKGDFVKNITDCVEAAGLEPMLVDVSPLALYNTVRYNYADLPGCTMILDMGARSTNVVFVEGTKIFSRSIPVAGMAITRDVMKEFELSFEEAEQLKIAHAFVGFGGVYEGHEVGVSDRTSKIARNIMTRLHAEVIRTINFYRSQQGGAQPEMVLLTGGCSVIPQANVFLKEKLKIEVDFLNPFRNVAVSSNISSDKVGENLHLLGEVVGLALRRTLSCPVEINLLPHELAARRVLQRRMPFFGLASVGLVFIVLVFGMFLHQMKSMAQDRLIKVQSRIDDLSTPNATLGQLAKQKSQLYAQAADLSTLLEGRVQWLTILDDLHQRLAPGMWLTSVRVLPAKDEKAPSRFEIKGMAFTDEVNNQAITEYVAKLKGVGYFADDLQIKRIKPVESTDYATEFTVELGLNKTPVPAVKVVQPMLEAKAGVSEDKGGKTSGKGNP from the coding sequence ATGTTCGGATCAGATCGTATTCTAGCATTGGACATTGGAAACAGCAAGATTGTGCTTGCTGAATTCAAGCTTGCGGGGGCGCAAAACCTCGAATTGGTTAATTATGCCGTGTCGCCTTTGGGGATTGATCCGGAGAGTACGTCGGATGTTTCGGCCTATATCGTTTCGGGTATTCGTGATGCGATGCGGGCGAGTAACATCCGTCCCGGACCGGTTAGTGTTTCGGTATCAGGGCAGATGGTATTCCCGCGTTATGTGAAATTGCCGCCGGTGACTCCAGATAAAATTTCGCAGATTGTGAAATATGAGGCGCAGCAAAACGTCCCGTTTCCCATTGATGAAGTAGTCTGGGACTACCAGTTGGTGGGGCAGGATACCGGCGAGCTGAGCGTTCTGTTGGTGGCGGTGAAGGGGGATTTCGTTAAGAATATCACCGATTGTGTTGAGGCTGCGGGGCTCGAACCGATGTTGGTGGATGTGTCTCCGCTCGCGCTTTATAATACCGTGCGCTATAATTACGCCGATTTGCCGGGTTGTACTATGATTCTGGACATGGGGGCGCGCTCCACGAATGTGGTGTTTGTTGAAGGAACAAAAATCTTCAGTCGAAGTATTCCGGTGGCGGGTATGGCGATCACCCGTGATGTGATGAAGGAATTTGAGCTGTCGTTTGAAGAGGCTGAGCAGCTCAAGATTGCGCATGCTTTTGTTGGATTTGGTGGCGTATACGAGGGGCATGAGGTCGGGGTCTCCGATCGCACTTCCAAGATCGCGCGTAATATTATGACGCGGTTACATGCTGAAGTCATTCGAACGATCAATTTTTATCGTAGCCAGCAGGGCGGGGCGCAGCCTGAAATGGTGCTGTTGACCGGGGGCTGTTCGGTGATCCCTCAGGCCAATGTGTTCCTGAAAGAAAAGCTTAAAATTGAGGTGGATTTTCTCAATCCGTTCCGCAATGTAGCGGTGAGTTCAAATATTTCGTCCGACAAAGTGGGCGAAAATCTACACTTGTTGGGGGAAGTGGTCGGTTTGGCGCTGCGGCGCACTTTATCTTGCCCTGTGGAGATCAATCTTCTGCCGCATGAGTTGGCTGCCCGACGCGTGTTGCAACGTCGCATGCCGTTTTTCGGGTTGGCCTCAGTCGGCTTGGTGTTTATTGTACTTGTGTTTGGCATGTTTCTTCATCAGATGAAGTCTATGGCGCAAGACCGGTTGATTAAGGTGCAGTCCCGTATTGATGATTTATCCACTCCTAACGCAACCTTGGGGCAATTGGCAAAGCAGAAATCTCAGTTATATGCCCAGGCTGCAGACTTAAGCACTTTGCTTGAAGGCCGGGTACAATGGTTGACGATTCTGGACGACTTGCATCAGCGTTTGGCTCCGGGAATGTGGTTGACTTCAGTGCGGGTTTTGCCAGCAAAGGATGAAAAGGCGCCTTCGAGATTTGAAATCAAGGGCATGGCGTTTACGGATGAGGTTAACAATCAGGCAATTACTGAATATGTGGCGAAGCTGAAGGGAGTCGGGTACTTTGCGGATGATCTTCAGATCAAGCGTATTAAGCCAGTGGAAAGTACTGATTATGCCACTGAATTTACTGTGGAGCTCGGGCTGAACAAGACTCCTGTTCCTGCTGTCAAGGTGGTACAACCGATGCTTGAGGCGAAAGCCGGCGTTAGTGAGGATAAAGGCGGCAAAACCAGCGGCAAGGGGAACCCGTAA